From Streptomyces sp. NBC_01460, a single genomic window includes:
- a CDS encoding DUF3492 domain-containing protein, which yields MRIGLLTDGGYPYATGESRLWCDRLVRGLPQHEFDLFALSRSADQEQQGWVRLPDRIGRVRTAPMWTHGEDARHPGRPRGVTGRLATGLGRAYGRRDRRRFTAHVTALVGAVRAGTETGAESDGADVAAASGLFTDGLYGLAELAREGGGLRTALRSETTVRIVESACRAPGTGRTVHSATVPDYLAFATELERALRPLSLDWYDEDALGEVDLCHAASGGAAALPGLLAKRFFGVPLLVTEHGVPLRAHYLTAPEAAPGAPVRALLANFHGLLASEVYRQAALITPGNTHVRRWQERFGADRGKLRTVYPGMEAERFRAVGDADDGGGPGTLVWIGRIEPSKDLIALLHAFAEVRRAEPGARLRIFGAPVQEGEGGTYLAHCRALAAQLFPDEAADAHAEGGTPVTFEEIGGPEVPDLAEAYAAGGVVVLSSVVEGFPISLVEAMFCGRATVSTDVGAVVEVVGGTGLVVPPRNPRALADACVALLRDPERRARLGAAARARALELFTVEQNLTAFRGIYLDLVGHAPARWASPAGSRDHTGPPRPFATPPEAHVRGALLPEPVSAGVRAPRVPSWAVGAEGVCAGARGAGDGDA from the coding sequence GTGCGGATCGGACTCCTCACGGACGGTGGTTATCCGTATGCGACCGGTGAGTCCAGACTCTGGTGCGACCGCCTGGTGCGCGGTCTGCCCCAGCACGAGTTCGACCTCTTCGCGCTCAGCCGCTCCGCCGACCAGGAACAACAGGGCTGGGTCCGGCTCCCCGACCGGATCGGGCGGGTGCGTACGGCGCCGATGTGGACACACGGGGAGGACGCCCGGCACCCCGGCCGCCCCAGAGGCGTCACCGGCAGACTCGCCACCGGCCTCGGGCGCGCGTACGGGCGCCGGGACAGGCGGCGCTTCACGGCGCATGTGACGGCGCTCGTCGGGGCGGTCCGCGCGGGTACGGAGACCGGGGCGGAATCCGACGGCGCGGACGTCGCGGCGGCGTCCGGCCTCTTCACGGACGGCCTCTACGGCCTCGCCGAACTGGCCCGGGAGGGGGGCGGGCTGCGGACGGCCCTGCGCTCCGAGACGACCGTACGCATCGTGGAGTCGGCCTGCCGCGCTCCGGGGACGGGGAGGACGGTCCACAGCGCGACCGTGCCCGACTACCTCGCCTTCGCGACGGAGCTGGAGCGCGCCCTGCGCCCCCTCTCCCTCGACTGGTACGACGAGGACGCGCTCGGCGAGGTCGACCTCTGCCATGCCGCCTCCGGCGGCGCGGCGGCCCTCCCGGGACTGCTGGCCAAACGCTTCTTCGGCGTACCGCTGCTGGTCACGGAGCACGGGGTGCCGCTGCGGGCCCACTACCTCACGGCGCCCGAAGCGGCGCCCGGCGCGCCCGTGCGCGCCCTGCTGGCCAACTTCCACGGGCTGCTCGCCTCCGAGGTGTACCGGCAGGCCGCGCTCATCACCCCCGGCAACACCCATGTGCGCCGCTGGCAGGAGCGGTTCGGTGCCGACCGCGGCAAGCTCCGCACGGTCTACCCGGGCATGGAGGCGGAGCGCTTCCGGGCCGTGGGCGATGCCGACGACGGGGGCGGACCCGGCACGCTCGTGTGGATCGGACGGATCGAACCCTCCAAGGACCTGATCGCCCTGCTCCACGCGTTCGCCGAGGTGCGCAGGGCCGAACCGGGCGCCAGGCTGCGGATCTTCGGCGCTCCGGTCCAGGAGGGCGAGGGCGGGACCTACCTGGCCCACTGCAGGGCCCTCGCCGCCCAGCTCTTCCCCGACGAGGCCGCCGACGCCCATGCCGAGGGCGGCACCCCGGTCACCTTCGAGGAGATCGGCGGCCCCGAGGTGCCCGACCTCGCCGAGGCCTACGCCGCCGGCGGAGTCGTCGTGCTCTCCAGCGTCGTCGAGGGCTTTCCCATCAGCCTGGTGGAAGCGATGTTCTGCGGCCGGGCCACCGTCTCGACGGACGTGGGAGCCGTGGTCGAGGTCGTCGGCGGTACCGGACTGGTGGTGCCCCCGCGCAATCCACGGGCGCTCGCCGACGCCTGCGTCGCGCTCCTGCGCGACCCCGAGCGCCGTGCGCGCCTGGGCGCGGCAGCGCGTGCCAGGGCACTCGAACTCTTCACCGTCGAGCAGAACCTCACGGCGTTCCGAGGGATCTACCTGGACCTGGTGGGGCACGCCCCCGCCCGGTGGGCCTCCCCGGCCGGCTCCCGGGACCACACCGGCCCGCCGCGCCCCTTCGCCACACCCCCGGAGGCCCATGTGCGGGGAGCCCTGCTCCCGGAGCCGGTCTCCGCGGGTGTCCGTGCGCCCCGGGTGCCGAGCTGGGCCGTCGGCGCGGAGGGCGTGTGCGCGGGCGCACGCGGTGCGGGGGACGGCGATGCGTGA